A region of Nitrospinota bacterium DNA encodes the following proteins:
- a CDS encoding divalent-cation tolerance protein CutA: MKAGDNIVVLITAGGEDEAERIAKTLVEENLAACVNIISGLRSIYRWEGKTCDEGEVLLVVKSSGALFDALEERARALHSYSTPEIVALPITHGSAKYMDWLNGSLRK; the protein is encoded by the coding sequence ATGAAAGCCGGGGACAATATCGTTGTCCTGATTACAGCCGGGGGTGAGGACGAGGCGGAGCGGATAGCCAAAACCCTGGTGGAGGAGAATCTGGCCGCCTGCGTGAACATAATAAGTGGCCTCCGCTCCATATACCGGTGGGAAGGCAAGACCTGTGACGAGGGGGAGGTTCTGCTGGTGGTAAAATCCAGCGGGGCGCTGTTTGACGCGCTGGAAGAGCGGGCGCGGGCCCTGCATTCATACTCCACGCCGGAGATAGTAGCTTTACCCATCACCCATGGGTCAGCAAAATACATGGACTGGCTGAACGGAAGCCTGAGGAAATGA
- a CDS encoding 6-carboxytetrahydropterin synthase, with translation MKHSTRIKIFRDEHHFAAAHFLVEMGKCERLHGHNYGVTVEICADPAMNHTVTDFNRINPLIKRVCDTLDHKILIAGEDPRQTLTITGEELEARFGPKRFVFPKSDCEVLPVKATTVELLSAYLSEKLLEALRPLGLEGLQWLEVGVKEGGSQMAIHRMEF, from the coding sequence ATGAAACACAGCACTCGAATAAAGATATTCCGGGACGAGCATCATTTCGCCGCCGCTCATTTCCTGGTGGAAATGGGCAAGTGCGAGAGGCTCCACGGCCACAACTACGGCGTTACAGTGGAGATCTGCGCCGACCCGGCCATGAACCACACCGTAACCGATTTCAACCGGATCAATCCATTGATCAAACGGGTTTGCGACACGCTGGACCACAAGATACTCATAGCCGGGGAAGACCCGCGACAGACGCTCACCATCACCGGCGAGGAATTGGAGGCCCGGTTCGGCCCCAAACGGTTCGTGTTCCCCAAGTCCGACTGCGAGGTGTTGCCCGTCAAGGCCACCACGGTGGAGCTTCTTTCGGCCTATCTAAGTGAAAAGTTGTTGGAGGCGCTAAGGCCGCTAGGGCTGGAAGGGCTTCAGTGGCTGGAGGTGGGCGTGAAAGAAGGCGGTTCCCAGATGGCGATACACAGGATGGAGTTTTAA
- a CDS encoding DNA cytosine methyltransferase, translating to MDIGIRDAGFEVLAELEIDEHCCATLRANAENNNYNSRIIQKDIRNVDPQSLLKELNIKKGELDILFGGPPCQSFSLAGKQLGLSDERGPLLFEIIRFAKSIQPKVILLEQVKGLLSSKGHTNRRGEVFENFLSELEKINYTPKWRAILASDFGVPQLRERLFVIATRGRNGFVFPERTHAPAEECNGLFHYQPYVGTGKAIKGLGKPDSKIQGKTVYERLDSHVDVTPPRDRERIAQVPEGSYLSAQTHLGEELRCGLSPKDTTKYLRLHRKRPANTLRCGEIFYHPTENRYLTPREYMRIHGYPDDYILKGPIRSRTGSVRNLDQHRQVANSVPPPLARILGQQIMRFLDEQDI from the coding sequence ATGGATATTGGCATCAGAGATGCAGGTTTTGAAGTATTGGCTGAACTGGAAATTGATGAACATTGTTGCGCTACATTGCGGGCCAATGCGGAAAATAACAATTACAATTCACGAATAATTCAAAAGGATATCCGCAACGTCGATCCCCAATCACTACTGAAAGAACTTAACATTAAGAAAGGTGAATTGGATATTCTATTCGGTGGTCCACCATGTCAGTCGTTTTCATTGGCTGGGAAGCAACTTGGTTTAAGTGACGAGCGGGGTCCTCTACTTTTTGAGATCATTCGCTTTGCAAAGTCCATTCAACCCAAAGTGATTTTACTTGAGCAAGTCAAGGGGCTATTGTCATCCAAAGGTCACACGAATCGCCGAGGTGAGGTCTTTGAAAATTTTCTAAGTGAACTGGAGAAAATTAATTATACTCCAAAATGGCGTGCCATTCTTGCGTCTGATTTCGGGGTTCCGCAACTGCGAGAGCGGCTCTTTGTCATTGCAACGCGGGGACGTAATGGTTTTGTTTTTCCCGAGAGAACCCATGCTCCAGCGGAAGAATGCAATGGACTTTTTCATTATCAACCGTACGTTGGAACTGGAAAAGCAATCAAAGGTCTTGGGAAACCAGATTCCAAAATACAGGGGAAAACTGTTTATGAAAGGCTTGATAGTCATGTTGATGTGACTCCACCAAGAGATCGAGAACGAATCGCTCAAGTTCCAGAAGGATCTTATCTTTCCGCACAAACACATCTAGGTGAAGAACTTCGGTGCGGTTTGTCCCCTAAGGACACAACGAAATATCTTCGCCTCCATCGCAAGCGACCCGCAAACACTCTTCGATGCGGAGAGATATTCTATCATCCTACTGAAAACCGATATCTAACTCCACGCGAATACATGAGGATACATGGTTATCCTGACGACTATATTCTTAAAGGTCCTATAAGATCCAGAACGGGTTCTGTGCGAAATCTCGATCAACATAGACAGGTGGCAAATTCCGTTCCCCCTCCATTGGCTCGCATTCTTGGGCAACAGATAATGAGGTTCTTGGATGAGCAAGATATTTGA
- the proB gene encoding glutamate 5-kinase, which translates to MTADSASALAARREKLVGAARRIVVKVGSGVLSGGGHAEVNAQIMAEIARQVSAIASGGRHVALVSSGSVALGTRILGIPRHGLSIPVKQAAAALGQGSLISLWAQSFLKHEHKVGQVLLTHDDLRDRRRFLNARNTLNSLLDFGVIPVINENDTVSVDEIKFGDNDTLSARVTNLIEADLLVILSDVEGLYTADPRLDPSARKLDYVEEVDENILSMAGDSSSTTGLGGMASKARAAGEAARFGAPTIILPGMKQGVLLDAMEGPSTAGTFFFPHEDRLDSKRHWIEYTLVPAGKIQVDDGARDAIVNKGRSLLASGITAVEGEFEDGDAVSIAGPDGKVFAKGLINYPVHEVEKIMGRHSSLIETILGYKTYDEVAHRNDMVVYGE; encoded by the coding sequence ATGACAGCGGATTCAGCCAGCGCCCTTGCCGCCCGCCGCGAAAAACTTGTCGGCGCGGCCAGGCGCATTGTAGTCAAAGTAGGTAGCGGCGTGCTTTCCGGCGGCGGTCATGCCGAGGTGAACGCGCAGATCATGGCGGAAATAGCCCGGCAGGTTTCCGCCATAGCCTCCGGCGGGCGCCATGTGGCGCTGGTAAGCTCCGGCTCGGTAGCGCTGGGAACGCGGATTCTGGGCATTCCCCGCCACGGGTTGTCCATCCCCGTAAAACAGGCGGCGGCGGCGCTGGGGCAGGGAAGCCTGATTTCTCTCTGGGCGCAAAGTTTTTTAAAACACGAGCACAAAGTGGGGCAGGTCCTGCTTACCCATGACGACCTGCGGGACCGGCGCCGGTTTTTGAACGCCCGCAACACGCTCAACAGTCTGTTGGATTTTGGCGTGATCCCGGTCATAAACGAGAACGACACGGTTTCGGTGGACGAGATAAAGTTCGGCGACAACGACACTTTGTCCGCCCGGGTCACAAACCTTATCGAGGCGGACCTGCTGGTTATCCTCTCCGACGTCGAAGGGCTTTACACGGCCGACCCCAGGCTGGACCCTTCCGCGCGGAAACTGGATTATGTGGAGGAAGTGGACGAAAACATTCTATCCATGGCCGGTGATTCCTCATCCACCACCGGCCTTGGCGGCATGGCCTCCAAGGCGCGGGCGGCTGGCGAGGCCGCCAGGTTCGGCGCCCCAACCATAATCCTGCCGGGCATGAAACAGGGGGTTTTGCTTGACGCGATGGAAGGCCCTTCCACGGCGGGCACATTCTTTTTTCCCCACGAAGACCGGCTGGACAGCAAACGGCACTGGATAGAATACACCCTGGTTCCCGCAGGCAAGATACAGGTGGACGATGGCGCGCGCGACGCTATCGTTAATAAAGGGCGCAGTCTTCTGGCGTCTGGAATTACGGCGGTGGAAGGGGAGTTCGAGGATGGCGACGCCGTATCCATCGCCGGGCCGGACGGGAAGGTGTTCGCCAAAGGGTTGATAAACTACCCTGTCCACGAGGTGGAGAAAATCATGGGGCGCCACTCCAGCCTGATAGAAACGATATTGGGGTACAAGACTTACGACGAAGTGGCCCACCGCAACGATATGGTGGTGTACGGGGAGTGA
- the trpD gene encoding anthranilate phosphoribosyltransferase → MNIKEAISRLLDLGDLTETQMTFVMEQIMTGGASDAQIAAFLVALRMKGETVEEITGAARVMRDKALKVEAGPGAVVDTCGTGGDGAHTFNVSTTAAFVAAGAGLVVAKHGNRAISSKSGSADVLKALGVNVEAEVSRVEECLKEAGIGFLFAPALHSAMRFVMPARRDIGARTIFNVLGPLTNPAGAKRQVMGVYDRKLIEPLAVALGKLGAVKAFVVHGQDGLDEITVTAPTYMALLENGQVKTLTITPEQFGIPIHKPDSIKGGDAEQNAKITRHVLEGEKGAHRDITLLNAAAVICAGGLADFIDDALPLAEKSIDTGVALEKLEKLVKITNS, encoded by the coding sequence ATGAATATCAAGGAAGCGATCTCCCGGCTCCTGGACCTGGGAGACCTGACTGAAACGCAGATGACCTTTGTTATGGAGCAGATCATGACCGGCGGCGCGTCGGACGCGCAGATAGCCGCGTTTCTCGTGGCGCTTCGCATGAAAGGCGAGACGGTGGAGGAGATCACCGGCGCGGCCCGGGTTATGCGCGACAAGGCGTTGAAGGTGGAAGCGGGCCCCGGCGCGGTGGTGGACACCTGCGGCACCGGCGGAGACGGCGCCCACACGTTCAACGTATCCACCACCGCCGCGTTTGTGGCGGCGGGGGCGGGCCTGGTGGTGGCGAAACACGGCAACCGCGCCATATCGTCGAAATCCGGCTCGGCGGACGTGTTGAAAGCCCTGGGAGTGAACGTGGAGGCGGAGGTTAGCCGCGTGGAGGAATGCCTAAAAGAGGCTGGCATAGGTTTTCTTTTCGCCCCGGCGCTCCATTCGGCCATGAGGTTTGTGATGCCCGCCCGCAGGGACATAGGCGCCCGCACCATATTCAACGTGCTTGGCCCGCTCACCAACCCCGCCGGGGCCAAGCGGCAGGTGATGGGGGTTTACGACCGGAAGCTTATCGAACCCTTGGCCGTGGCGCTTGGGAAACTTGGCGCCGTTAAAGCTTTCGTTGTCCATGGCCAGGACGGGCTGGACGAAATAACCGTTACCGCCCCTACCTACATGGCCCTGCTGGAAAACGGCCAGGTGAAGACCCTCACCATAACCCCCGAACAGTTCGGCATACCCATCCATAAGCCTGACTCCATAAAAGGGGGAGACGCGGAGCAAAACGCCAAGATAACCCGCCACGTGCTGGAGGGGGAGAAAGGCGCCCACCGGGACATCACCCTTCTCAACGCCGCGGCGGTGATATGCGCCGGAGGGCTGGCCGATTTTATAGACGACGCCTTGCCCCTGGCCGAAAAATCCATAGACACCGGCGTGGCCCTTGAAAAGCTTGAAAAGCTGGTGAAAATAACCAACTCATGA
- a CDS encoding aminodeoxychorismate/anthranilate synthase component II, whose translation MLLLIDNYDSFTYNLAQYLIELGQEVKVARNDALSISEIERAAPERIVISPGPKTPKEAGISVDVIKTFTGKIPILGVCLGHQSMTAAYGGLVVKAKTLMHGKTCMVHHDGKGVYRGLPNPFRATRYHSLVADEATLPDIFEITSRSEDGEIMGIRHKTAPTEGVQFHPESIMTDHGKELLANFLKF comes from the coding sequence ATGTTACTGCTTATAGACAATTACGATTCATTCACCTACAACCTTGCCCAATATCTGATAGAACTGGGGCAGGAGGTGAAGGTGGCCAGGAACGACGCCCTGTCGATTTCTGAAATAGAAAGGGCCGCGCCGGAGCGGATAGTAATCTCCCCCGGGCCCAAAACCCCTAAAGAGGCGGGCATTTCGGTGGATGTTATAAAGACCTTTACCGGGAAAATCCCCATCCTGGGGGTGTGCCTGGGGCACCAGTCCATGACGGCGGCTTACGGCGGCCTGGTGGTGAAGGCCAAAACACTGATGCACGGCAAAACCTGCATGGTCCATCATGACGGAAAAGGGGTTTACCGGGGGCTTCCCAACCCGTTCCGGGCCACACGGTATCACTCGCTGGTGGCCGACGAGGCCACTCTGCCGGACATTTTCGAGATAACCAGCCGCTCGGAGGATGGGGAGATAATGGGTATCAGGCACAAGACCGCCCCCACCGAGGGGGTGCAGTTCCACCCGGAATCCATAATGACCGACCATGGCAAAGAGCTTCTGGCGAATTTTCTGAAGTTTTAA
- a CDS encoding class I SAM-dependent methyltransferase has product MNHNGKVFDARNWRKLESPERLEKMNPEKLAAAMGLTGAESVLDLGCGTGFFAAPVARICAKLYGVDISPEMLSIFGEKLKNGSSPNVELLLGNGKTIPLEDGALDVVFHVNLFHEIDDHKAFHAEITRVLKPGGRLFTVDWRAIETEGGPPLSHRIPEDKAEESLKRDGFSSIRHINIYDSQYVIGAEASK; this is encoded by the coding sequence ATGAACCATAACGGCAAAGTGTTTGACGCGCGAAACTGGCGCAAGCTGGAATCCCCGGAGCGGCTTGAAAAAATGAATCCCGAAAAACTGGCCGCCGCCATGGGCCTTACCGGCGCCGAAAGCGTTTTGGACCTGGGGTGTGGAACAGGGTTTTTCGCCGCGCCTGTGGCAAGGATCTGCGCCAAACTGTACGGTGTGGACATCTCGCCGGAGATGCTTTCCATATTCGGGGAAAAGCTGAAGAACGGGTCTTCGCCAAACGTGGAGCTATTGCTGGGAAACGGCAAGACCATCCCCCTGGAAGATGGCGCCCTTGACGTGGTTTTCCACGTGAACCTTTTTCACGAGATAGACGACCACAAAGCCTTCCATGCGGAAATAACAAGGGTTTTAAAACCCGGCGGCAGGCTCTTTACCGTGGACTGGCGCGCCATAGAGACCGAAGGCGGCCCGCCGCTCTCCCACAGGATACCCGAGGATAAGGCCGAAGAATCGCTTAAGCGGGACGGATTTTCATCCATCCGCCATATCAACATTTACGACAGCCAATATGTGATAGGGG